One genomic window of Haemorhous mexicanus isolate bHaeMex1 chromosome 17, bHaeMex1.pri, whole genome shotgun sequence includes the following:
- the GNA12 gene encoding guanine nucleotide-binding protein subunit alpha-12, translating into MSGVVRTLSRCLLPAEAAGRAGEQPRRDGKERSRDAEREARRRSREIDAMLARERRAVRRLVKILLLGAGESGKSTFLKQMRIIHGREFDQKALLEFRATIYENILKGCRVLVDARDKLGIPWQYTENEKHGMFLMAFENKAGMPIEPATFQLYVPALGALWRDSGIKEAFSRRSEYQLGESVKYFLDNLDRIGQLNYFPSKQDILLARKATKGIVEHDFIIKKIPFKMVDVGGQRSQRQKWFQCFDGITSILFMVSSSEYDQVLMEDRRTNRLVESMNIFETIVNNKLFFNVSIILFLNKMDLLVEKVKTVSIKKYFSDFKGDPHRLEDVQRYLVQCFDRKRRNRSKPLFHHFTTAIDTENIRFVFHAVKDTILQENLKDIMLQ; encoded by the exons atgtCCGGCGTGGTGCGCACCCTGAGCCGCTGCCTGCTGCCGGCCGAGGCCGCGGGCCGCGCCGGGGAGCAGCCGCGGAGGGACGGCAAGGAGCGGAGCCGCGATGCCGAGCGGGAGGCGCGGCGGCGCAGCCGGGAGATCGACGCGATGCTGGCCCGGGAGCGGCGCGCCGTGCGCCGCCTCGTCAAGATCCTGCTGCTGGGCGCCGGCGAGAGCGGCAAGTCCACCTTCCTCAAGCAGATGCGGATCATCCACGGCCGCGAGTTCGACCAGAAGGCGCTGCTGGAGTTCCGGGCCACCATCTACGAGAACATCCTCAAG GGCTGCAGGGTTCTGGTTGACGCACGGGACAAGCTGGGGATCCCTTGGCAGTACACGGAGAATGAGAAGCATGGAATGTTCCTGATGGCCTTTGAGAACAAAGCTGGGATGCCCATCGAGCCTGCCACCTTCCAGCTCTACgtccctgccctgggtgctCTCTGGAGGGATTCAGGAATCAAGGAAGCCTTCAGCCGCCGCAGCGAGTACCAGCTG GGTGAATCAGTGAAATACTTCCTGGATAACCTGGATCGGATCGGTCAGCTG AACTATTTCCCCAGCAAACAAGATATTTTGCTGGCCAGAAAAGCCACGAAGGGGATAGTAGAGCATGAtttcatcattaaaaaaattcctttcaagATGGTGGATGTAGGGGGACAGAGATCTCAGCGTCAAAAATGGTTCCAGTGCTTTGATGGAATAACTTCAATTTTGTTCATGGTCTCCTCCAGCGAATACGACCAGGTCCTCATGGAAGACAGGCGCACAAACAGACTCGTGGAGTCCATGAATATCTTTGAGACAATAGTCAACAACAAGCTTTTCTTTAACGTTTCCATTATCCTATTCCTCAACAAGATGGACCTTCTGGTGGAGAAGGTCAAGACTGTCAGCATTAAGAAGTATTTCTCGGACTTCAAGGGCGACCCTCACCGCCTGGAGGACGTGCAGCGTTACCTGGTGCAGTGCTTCGACAGGAAGAGGCGGAACCGCAGCAAGCCCCTGTTCCACCACTTCACCACGGCCATCGACACGGAGAACATCCGCTTCGTGTTCCACGCCGTCAAGGACACCATCCTGCAGGAGAACCTCAAGGACATCATGCTGCAGTGA